One window of Bos indicus isolate NIAB-ARS_2022 breed Sahiwal x Tharparkar chromosome 18, NIAB-ARS_B.indTharparkar_mat_pri_1.0, whole genome shotgun sequence genomic DNA carries:
- the HNRNPL gene encoding heterogeneous nuclear ribonucleoprotein L isoform X3 — MSRRLLPRAEKRRRRLEQRQQPDEQRRRSGAMENYDDPHKTPASPVVHIRGLIDGVVEADLVEALQEFGPISYVVVMPKKRQALVEFEDVLGACNAVNYAADNQIYIAGHPAFVNYSTSQKISRPGDSDDSRSVNSVLLFTILNPIYSITTDVLYTICNPCGPVQRIVIFRKNGVQAMVEFDSVQSAQRAKASLNGADIYSGCCTLKIEYAKPTRLNVFKNDQDTWDYTNPNLSGQGDPGSNPNKRQRQPPLLGDHPAEYGGPHGGYHSHYHDEGYGPPPPHYEGRRMGPPVGGHRRGPSRYGPQYGHPPPPPPPPEYGPHADSPVLMVYGLDQSKMNCDRVFNVFCLYGNVEKVKFMKSKPGAAMVEMADGYAVDRAITHLNNNFMFGQKLNVCVSKQPAIMPGQSYGLEDGSCSYKDFSESRNNRFSTPEQAAKNRIQHPSNVLHFFNAPLEVTEENFFEICDELGVKRPSSVKVFSGKSERSSSGLLEWESKSDALETLGFLNHYQMKNPNGPYPYTLKLCFSTAQHAS, encoded by the exons GAGAACTACGATGACCCGCATAAAACCCCTGCCTCcccagttgttcacatcaggggCCTGATTGATGGTGTGGTGGAAGCTGACCTTGTGGAAGCCTTGCAGGAGTTTGGACCCATCAG CTATGTGGTGGTGATGCCTAAAAAGAGACAAGCATTGGTGGAGTTTGAAGATGTGTTGGGGGCTTGCAATGCTGTGAACTACGCAGCCGACAACCAGATCTACATTGCGGGCCACCCAGCTTTTGTCAATTACTCTACCAGCCAGAAAATCTCCCGTCCCGGGGACTCAGATGACTCCCGGAGCGTCAACAGTGTGCTTCTCTTTACCATCCTAAACCCCATCTATTCCATTACCACG GATGTTCTTTATACTATCTGTAATCCTTGTGGTCCTGTCCAGAGAATTGTGATTTTCCGGAAGAATGGCGTCCAGGCCATGGTGGA GTTTGACTCTGTGCAGAGTGCCCAGCGAGCTAAGGCCTCACTCAACGGGGCTGACATCTACTCAGGCTGTTGCACTCTGAAGATAGAATATGCAAAG CCTACACGCTTAAACGTGTTCAAGAATGATCAGGATACTTGGGACTACACAAACCCCAATCTCAGTGGACAAG GTGACCCTGGCAGCAACCCTAACAAACGCCAGAGGCAGCCCCCTCTACTGGGAGATCACCCCGCAGAATATG GAGGGCCCCACGGTGGGTACCACAGCCATTACCATGATGAGGGCTACGGGCCCCCCCCACCTCACTACGAAGGGAGAAGGATGGGCCCACCAGTGGGGGGTCACCGCCGGGGCCCAAGTCGCTACGGCCCCCAGTAtgggcaccccccaccccctcccccaccacccgaGTATGGCCCCCACGCCGACAGCCCTGTGCTCATGGTCTATGGCTTGGATCAGTCTAAGATGAACTGTGACCGGGTCTTCAATGTCTTCTGCTTGTATGGCAATGTGGAGAAG GTGAAATTCATGAAAAGCAAGCCGGGGGCTGCCATGGTGGAGATGGCTGATGGCTATGCTGTGGACCGGGCCATCACTCACCTCAACAACAACTTCATGTTTGGGCAGAAGCTGAATGTCTG TGTCTCCAAGCAACCAGCCATCATGCCCGGTCAGTCATATGGGCTAGAAGACGGGTCCTGCAGTTACAAAGACTTCAGTGAATCAAGGAACAACCGGTTCTCCACTCCAGAGCAGGCAGCCAAGAATCGCATCCAGCACCCTAGCAATGTGCTGCACTTCTTCAATGCCCCTCTGGAGGTGACTGAAGAGAACTTCTTTGAG ATCTGCGATGAGTTGGGAGTGAAGCGGCCATCTTCTGTGAAAGTATTCTCAGGCAAAA GTGAACGCAGCTCCTCTGGACTGCTGGAGTGGGAATCCAAGAGTGATGCCCTGGAGACTCTGGGCTTCCTGAACCATTACCAGATGAAAAACCCAA ATGGGCCATACCCGTACACTCTGAAGTTGTGTTTCTCCACCGCTCAGCACGCCTCCTAA
- the HNRNPL gene encoding heterogeneous nuclear ribonucleoprotein L isoform X4, whose protein sequence is MPKKRQALVEFEDVLGACNAVNYAADNQIYIAGHPAFVNYSTSQKISRPGDSDDSRSVNSVLLFTILNPIYSITTDVLYTICNPCGPVQRIVIFRKNGVQAMVEFDSVQSAQRAKASLNGADIYSGCCTLKIEYAKPTRLNVFKNDQDTWDYTNPNLSGQGDPGSNPNKRQRQPPLLGDHPAEYGGPHGGYHSHYHDEGYGPPPPHYEGRRMGPPVGGHRRGPSRYGPQYGHPPPPPPPPEYGPHADSPVLMVYGLDQSKMNCDRVFNVFCLYGNVEKVKFMKSKPGAAMVEMADGYAVDRAITHLNNNFMFGQKLNVCVSKQPAIMPGQSYGLEDGSCSYKDFSESRNNRFSTPEQAAKNRIQHPSNVLHFFNAPLEVTEENFFEICDELGVKRPSSVKVFSGKSERSSSGLLEWESKSDALETLGFLNHYQMKNPNGPYPYTLKLCFSTAQHAS, encoded by the exons ATGCCTAAAAAGAGACAAGCATTGGTGGAGTTTGAAGATGTGTTGGGGGCTTGCAATGCTGTGAACTACGCAGCCGACAACCAGATCTACATTGCGGGCCACCCAGCTTTTGTCAATTACTCTACCAGCCAGAAAATCTCCCGTCCCGGGGACTCAGATGACTCCCGGAGCGTCAACAGTGTGCTTCTCTTTACCATCCTAAACCCCATCTATTCCATTACCACG GATGTTCTTTATACTATCTGTAATCCTTGTGGTCCTGTCCAGAGAATTGTGATTTTCCGGAAGAATGGCGTCCAGGCCATGGTGGA GTTTGACTCTGTGCAGAGTGCCCAGCGAGCTAAGGCCTCACTCAACGGGGCTGACATCTACTCAGGCTGTTGCACTCTGAAGATAGAATATGCAAAG CCTACACGCTTAAACGTGTTCAAGAATGATCAGGATACTTGGGACTACACAAACCCCAATCTCAGTGGACAAG GTGACCCTGGCAGCAACCCTAACAAACGCCAGAGGCAGCCCCCTCTACTGGGAGATCACCCCGCAGAATATG GAGGGCCCCACGGTGGGTACCACAGCCATTACCATGATGAGGGCTACGGGCCCCCCCCACCTCACTACGAAGGGAGAAGGATGGGCCCACCAGTGGGGGGTCACCGCCGGGGCCCAAGTCGCTACGGCCCCCAGTAtgggcaccccccaccccctcccccaccacccgaGTATGGCCCCCACGCCGACAGCCCTGTGCTCATGGTCTATGGCTTGGATCAGTCTAAGATGAACTGTGACCGGGTCTTCAATGTCTTCTGCTTGTATGGCAATGTGGAGAAG GTGAAATTCATGAAAAGCAAGCCGGGGGCTGCCATGGTGGAGATGGCTGATGGCTATGCTGTGGACCGGGCCATCACTCACCTCAACAACAACTTCATGTTTGGGCAGAAGCTGAATGTCTG TGTCTCCAAGCAACCAGCCATCATGCCCGGTCAGTCATATGGGCTAGAAGACGGGTCCTGCAGTTACAAAGACTTCAGTGAATCAAGGAACAACCGGTTCTCCACTCCAGAGCAGGCAGCCAAGAATCGCATCCAGCACCCTAGCAATGTGCTGCACTTCTTCAATGCCCCTCTGGAGGTGACTGAAGAGAACTTCTTTGAG ATCTGCGATGAGTTGGGAGTGAAGCGGCCATCTTCTGTGAAAGTATTCTCAGGCAAAA GTGAACGCAGCTCCTCTGGACTGCTGGAGTGGGAATCCAAGAGTGATGCCCTGGAGACTCTGGGCTTCCTGAACCATTACCAGATGAAAAACCCAA ATGGGCCATACCCGTACACTCTGAAGTTGTGTTTCTCCACCGCTCAGCACGCCTCCTAA